The genomic DNA ATCACTAGTTTCTTAAAAAGGACCCAATCCTGCTCCCTGGGAATGATTCTCCATGGCTTTTGTCTAACCTCTGAGTATTTGGCTCTGAATTCTGTCATCTTTGCTTCTCATTGAGTAGTGACCTATGTTTACATCTGAGTACTTTTCTTCATCTGCTTTCTGCCTATGAAGTTGGAGACCCAAAGTCCCTTTTCATTTTGCACCAATTCCGTTCCTTTTGGTCCAAGCTGATGGTGCTTACATGCGtacatttctcttaaaaattgtGGTCTTCTACAAATCTTTTAGGTTTTACTCCATTAGACAGAAATCTTACCCACAAATATCTTCCAGTTTTCTCCCTGTTTGATTTTGTCTGAGAGTTATGGTTCTCTGGGAAAATGTCCTTAAGATTCCAGGAAGCTTCTTTGTCTAATTGAGAAGATTTATTAGGCATACCCTTAAATATTTCTCTACTCTAAGCAAAGGAGTTTACAGTCCTGTCTTAGAGATAATATTACACCctgaagacatttctttttttttccaaagagagtCTTTGTCATTTGGAAAGGCTGGAAggagatttcctttttatttgcatttagcCAACTATGATTCCTTTAAATTTACTCTAAGTTATGCTTGAACACTGAATAATTTCACTTTAGCTTACATCTATCTGTACCTAATCATCTGTGgtataaaaataatgttgataTTTTCAATACTCTGCTTCACAATCCCCATGGCCAAATGCATCGGTTAATTAGGTATATCTTCTACTTTCTAGGTTATTATATTTTCAAACCTCCTATAATTACATAGCACTTGTACCTGTTTCTCCAGCTTCCAATAATAATTTTCTCACTGTCTTTCAGGCCTCCATTAACAGTTCATCAAGgccctttcagcttctgcttgcTGACTATGCCAAAGCTAATGCTACATGCTTTAGGTTTTTGCTACTACACCAACACCCCACTCCCTGTTACCACTTTCTGCATCATGTCTCTATTGCTGCATAACTAGCCATCCCTAAGTTTATTAGCTTAAAACAgcaaattattacttttttggtTCTATGACCTGGTTTTGATTGGTTGAGTAGTTCTCTCTTTGAGTCTCTCATACATTAAAGAGAGATGTCAGTTGAGCCTACAGAGGCTGTTTAAGATAACTTACCAACATGTTGTTGTGAACTGTTGACTGAGATCTCAACTGAAGTCCTTTAGCAGAATATTTAGACATGGCTTCTCCATCTGGTCAAAATACTTGTAGCTTGGTATTTGGGTTCCAAAAGGGAGCATGCCAAGATAAAGCATTTCAAGAGACCCAAATGGAAGCTGCAAAGGTTTTTGTGACCTAACCTCAGAAGCCTCAGAATGACACTTTCACTGAATTCTATTTATCAAGGAACCCCTTTGTTTAATCCAGATTCAAGAGAAATAGAATTAGACTCCACCCAAAATGTGGAATGGCAAGTTCACATTGCAGAAAAGCATGGAAGATGGAATATAGTATTCTGTCTTTATCTTTAGAGAATACAGTCTATCACACCAAGTTATTAATGGATCCTCTCTGTGTTCATTAAAATCCCCAATAATCATGATGAAAATTGTGCCAGAAGTGAAATCCTTCAAAGACTATAGTAAGTAGAGATAATTGATAATGTATTTTGATGATATGAGATTTAAAGTTGTGGAATTTTAAGATGGATCAATAATACTAAGCAAGAAACAGTTATTGGGAGCATAAAAGAGAGCTATGTTACTCCAAGCCCAGGAAATTACTAGAAGAACCAAGTCTATGGGTATTTAAAAGGACCAGGACTTTTCTGATTTGGAAGGATCCACGATTTCTTAGGTGTCAGAATCACCTAGAGAACTGTTAAAGAACACAGAGGCTCATGGAAGTAGGATAAAACCTGAGACTTTGCAAGCATATCAAATTACCCAGGTGGTTATGAGACTCATTGGTGTTTGAAAACCATGTTTTTGGATGATTAATCATCCTGGATGATTCCAAAAGAAGGTAATCATTTGCCATTAGCTTTAACTCTCATCTGGAAAGTATTCAATAAAACTATCCCAAATTGTTAGACCTTTTGGTCATCTCTTTTAACCTATTAATTAAGAGTAATATTCTACTTTTTTCATCTACATTATATATGATCACTATTCTATCCCATAAGTCTTGGAAATCTAactcaaaatgaaatagaaatttccCTCTGATCTATCTTTGCAGGCAGACACATCTTCTTCAACCTTTTCTGTTGCCTTTCTTGACATCTGCCTCCTTACCTTGTCTTATTGATTCCTCCAACACATAGAGGACTTTTAGGACTTCATATGTATTGAAATCACCATTGTAGATATTTTagctgtaaaaaaaatgaaatacattccAAAGTCAATATAGTTACCTGTTTTCTTTCCCAAGTTCTCCATCTCATGTCACTAATTCCCTTTAGAGAAGAAGGGTAAGATGATTTTCTCCCGAATCTGCTTGGTCTTCACCCCATAGATGATTGGATTGAGTGCAGGAGGGATGGCTACATAGAGGTTGGCAGTCAGTATGTGGAAAGAGCGAGGAATATTGTGACCAAAACGGTGGGTGAGGACAGAGAACATGGCTGGTGTATAGAATATAAGAATGACACAAACATGGGAACCACACGTGTTGAGGGCTTTCTTGCGGGCATCTCGAGATGGAAGGTTAAAGACGGCACGAAGGATGAGACCGTAGGAGATGCCAATAAGGATCAAGTCTGATGTGACAGTCATTATAGGTACAGCTAATCCATACCAGATGTTGATGGAGATATCCGCACAGGCTAGTTGGGCTATGCCTATGTGCTCACAGTATGTGTGTGGAATGAAGAGTGTTCGGCAAAAAGGCAGTCTCTTTAATAGGAAGACACATGGGAAGATGATACAAAAGCTCCTGCTGACAATAGCCACTACAATCTTAGTAATAATCTGACGGGTGAGAATATTCGTATACCTTAGGGGGAAGCAAATAGCAACATAGCGATCAAATGCCATAGCCAGCAGAATAGCAGAATCCATAGCAAAGCTGTAGTGGAGAAAGAACATCTGAGTAAGGCATGCAGGAAAAGTGATTTCCTGAGGACCTAGCCAGAAGATGCTGAATGTTTTGGGTACACATGTATTAGACAGGATGACATCTGTAGCAGCCAGCatggagaggaaaaagaacatgGGCTCATGAAGGGTACGCTCCATGGAAATAAGGTAGAGAAGGATGCTGTTGCCCGCCAGGGCCACAAGATAGATAATAAAGAAGAGAATCCCAATCCAGACATGAAACTCCTCCAGCCCTGGGATTCCCAGTAAGATGAATGGGCCCGGATTGAAGCTGCTCAAGTTGAATGTGGCCACCATGGTCTTGGATTAGATGTGCCTCATagcctggaaataaaaatttcatggCTGATTGCTAGTGATCTATAGACGTCCACCTCTGAACCTACTTCAGTATTATCCACTTATTTGCAGCTCTGTGAAGTGACAGACTAtcatttgtcactttttttttgctaataaacACCTGCTAAACTTTTACTTGGAATTTTAAGTCATATTAAGAGAggtatcaaaataatttttcccagAGATACAAATCACATAACCCCAGTCATATACTTTTAGACCTGCCTAGTTACCAGGAACCCAggaagttgtttttattttcttttttttttttttaagattttatttatttattcatgagagacacagagagagagggaagcaggcaccatgcagggagcccgccgcgGAACTcgacctgggtctccaggatcacaccctgggctgaaggtggcgctaaaatgctgagcaCCCGCGCTGTTCCCCAGGAAGTTTTCTAGGAAAATAGGTGCTCAAAATACTATTAGGTGGAGAGACAATGGCTAGTTGGGGATTTGGCACAAGTTCAATGTAAAGTTCCAGCCCTAGTGAACTGGACTAACAACTGTAGAGTCTCAAGGGGTCTAACTCTGAAGTAGACCATGCAGTCTCTTTTCTGCTCTTTCTCCACAGTGGGACATTTACCTTGGTTCTCATTAGTATTGTAGCAAAGTTCACCAGcttaaagaggaaacaaaatatattcttcCCTAAAGGCTATGGTTTAGGTGGTTTACTCTGCCTTCAGATATTCCCAGGTTGGAAAATCTTCCAAGAAAAGACATTCTCCATTAGCTTACTATGTCAGATTGGTCTCAAGGAAAGAATATAATCCTCCTCTCAACTCTCACAGAAGATATCTCAGCAGGGGCAGCCCAGTCTCTGGGTAGTTATACCCCAGTATTCTTGCCCCTATCTAATCTATGTAACAATTCATTCTTGTGAGATTTCATTGAAATAGTCGGGACCTCTTCCCAAAAGTCTTCTATTTGTGACATGAcacacaaatatcttctccaactTCAGtagtctctcatttttctttctacctGTTCTTGAATGTTGTTATTCTGTAGTGCTCTATATCTGCTACTCTATCTAGGTCAACAAACTCCATCTGGGTGATATCCCCAAATGCCATGACTTTGTGTCTCCTATGTTGAAGATTCTGAAGTTTATAATTTTACAGATATTTCTCTCCCCTCAGGTTTGGAACTAGTTACTTACTCAATGCCTGCTAGCTTAGAAATACCACAGGTGCATCCAATTCAGCATATTTCAAActatcttatttctctttccattGCTTCAAATCTGTTTCTCCTATAATGTTTTCCAACTCAGCAAATGATAGTATAACACGGTTTCTTAGTCTAGAAGCCTTGAAATTATCTCAATCCTATTCTTTCACACACAATCATCTTGCTCATCTTCCAAACAAGTATCATGTTACAAGTAAGTGTTCATTCTGTCTTACATCAACTTATTGCTATCCTCGCATTGACTGCTCTATCCTACATGCTATCATCTCTCATCAAGACCTCTGCATTCTCACTCAAATGCACCGATTTTCCCTGAGCAATTAAAGGCAGATATGATGTAAAGTCTGTCccaactagaaagaaaagaaaatggaaagactaTAATTCCAGATAAGAAGAAATGGCAAGGCTGACCATTGGCAGCAGTAAATATCTTCAGTGCTTAAATCTACATGGAGTCCacctctttaaaaatagatacaggTATAgcagagacacatagagaagcCTTAGCTAGGTTTCAGGATCCAGGATTTTGGTTCCCTATTCACAAAATTATCTATAAATCACCTCACCCGCATCTCATATTCCCTACCACATATACACCCAGATAACatctaaaggaagaaagaaggacaaAATATGGAAATTGGAAGAACAAACTATTACAGAGAAATGATAATTAAGCAGGAGACAATAAATTCCATGACAAAAGCACCACAATTAAAGACTaatctaaatgaaaaatatataattccattaacatttatttaaagtattctTACAGATCCCTAAAGCAAAGCCCTGTGATCAAGTGGAAAAAGTAACAATGGATATGAATAACCAGGTCATATAAGAAGAAACTCTAATGTGTAACAATATGTAGAATATTTTTGGTCTCGTAAATAATTAAACTTAATATAAACATGAATGATGAGGTATATTATTTATCAATCAAGACTTAAAATGATCAATGGTATCATTGATAATATACATCCTGTGAAGGGTCTGAGGAAGTAAGAGTTGTCATAACTATTTTAGAAGGGTTTACTATATAACATTCTTAGATACTAATTTGACAATGTGTATCAAAACATAAAATGCACATATCCATTGCCCCAGAAGTTCCAAATATAGGATCTAGAGAtacaattatataaattaaaatggcaaaaagataTTCACAGCAGCAACATTTATAATATGAAATTTGAGagaaattttaatatgaaaataaaaattgaaaagctAGCAtcagtttaatttttatatgggaattattttaacatttacagTATGTTCATACAATGTAATAGTATATGGCTTTCAAAAAGAATGAGGTAAAGCTATGTGTATAGGAATCAAAAGATGCCAAAATAGTGCTACTTCTGCAGGACACATACTAAAACTGGAATAAAACAGAGAAGGTTAGCTGGTAATATTTAAAGGGCAACATAatttcagaatgtttttaaatagcaaaaaaaatgtgtaaagaaaaattttaaatgataagaaaaagGATTATATGATTTATCAATTAACAATAAAATGACATGATTAACTTGAATGCATTTATTAaatgcatacacacataaatCAAATACATGACTAAACTACATAGTATCTTGCTGGCTCAAGAATAAATACACCCAAGGACAGAATATATAGCTCCAAAATTGGTTGTAATTTTTATACTATATGCAATTAGAGGAATCAAGATTGGTGAGACAATACTGGATAATTCCACAAAAGGCTtggaaattatttcttatttattgcaGAAGAATATGTAGTTGGattcacaattaaaaaattcctcatgaatcaaaaagatatatgcatcatatatgaatatatgtaaacAGTATCACAATAAAACCTCTAGCTTATATTAAAAGTATATGCGCCTGAAATGTGTATGAGAATGaggtttttaagaaatatatttaggtAAACAATCAGGAAATATCAAATAAGGCAGAAAGACAAAAAGGTAGATACAGACTAGAGAACAGCACCAAAGATTCACTAAATGGCAAATCTTCGAAAACTAGTAGATGTTGCTTTAGGATTCAAAATGTTAgttttaagggacacctggatggctcagtggttgagcatctgcctttggctcagggcgtgatcccggagctctgggatcaagtcccacacgggggtccctgcatggaacttgcttctccctctacctgtgtctctacctctgtctctgtgtctctcgtaaataaataaataaaatct from Canis aureus isolate CA01 chromosome 23, VMU_Caureus_v.1.0, whole genome shotgun sequence includes the following:
- the LOC144294784 gene encoding olfactory receptor 52H1-like, coding for MVATFNLSSFNPGPFILLGIPGLEEFHVWIGILFFIIYLVALAGNSILLYLISMERTLHEPMFFFLSMLAATDVILSNTCVPKTFSIFWLGPQEITFPACLTQMFFLHYSFAMDSAILLAMAFDRYVAICFPLRYTNILTRQIITKIVVAIVSRSFCIIFPCVFLLKRLPFCRTLFIPHTYCEHIGIAQLACADISINIWYGLAVPIMTVTSDLILIGISYGLILRAVFNLPSRDARKKALNTCGSHVCVILIFYTPAMFSVLTHRFGHNIPRSFHILTANLYVAIPPALNPIIYGVKTKQIREKIILPFFSKGN